A genomic region of Solanum dulcamara chromosome 2, daSolDulc1.2, whole genome shotgun sequence contains the following coding sequences:
- the LOC129870233 gene encoding agamous-like MADS-box protein AGL92, whose product MNGKEVCWTTRNLDEGKRKKILAERLASLCKKAHELTILCDVKVSIISFTPGETDIFAWPSLDEANDIVNSYLACPEKQRKYKLVEHEAYLQAIVNDREEDIRKLEEMVEEKKMENLFNQLVEGRKRFDEFNVRDIKYLLKLFVVKRAELDQRKIQLRENIANEIGANDNNAREENDGHP is encoded by the coding sequence atgaatggaAAGGAGGTATGTTGGACCACAAGAAATCTTGATGagggaaagagaaaaaaaattctagCGGAAAGATTAGCATCATTGTGTAAGAAAGCACATGAATTGACTATTCTATGTGATGTAAAAGTTAGTATAATTTCTTTTACTCCAGGAGAAACTGATATTTTTGCTTGGCCATCATTAGATGAGGCTAATGACATAGTAAATAGTTATTTAGCTTGCCCAGAGAAGCAAAGAAAATACAAGTTAGTTGAACATGAAGCCTATCTGCAAGCTATAGTGAATGATCGGGAAGAAGATATCAGAAAATTAGAGGAAATGGTTGAGGAGAAGAAAATGGAGAACCTCTTCAACCAACTTGTTGAGGGAAGAAAAAGGTTCGATGAATTTAATGTAAGAGACATTAAATATTTGCTAAAGTTATTTGTTGTAAAGAGGGCTGAACTTGACCAAAGGAAGATACAACTTAGGGAAAATATTGCAAACGAAATCGGTGCTAATGACAACAATGCTAGAGAAGAGAATGATGGGCATCCTTAG